One segment of Thermosynechococcus sp. HN-54 DNA contains the following:
- a CDS encoding endonuclease MutS2, whose translation MVVTTSQVSALDKSRGRLEWPRLCQQLATFAATKRGMHQLQGGEILGDTQAASQVLLAQTAEVITLETVHQVHLDFSQVTDIEPALARLDRQGCLQGTELLAIAHLLSTARQQRRQIEEHEQLNELQQLVAGVRTYPEVTQEIYRCITDQGQVSDRASPELAQIRQQQRQCRAHIQQQLQQILQQRASAIQEAVVTQRRDRYVLAVKASHKDQMPGIVHDLSASGATLYIEPQETIELQNRLQQLAHQEAEAERAICQALSDQLATISDDLWYLLEVLTTLDMAVARAHYSLWLQGNPPQFVSDTRLHLKALRHPLLVWQAHHEQGQPVVPIDIELQPPTKVVTITGPNTGGKTATLKTVGLAALMAKAGLYVPAAVPVELPWFTGIWADIGDEQSLTQNLSTFSSHICNIHDILTELEMTGGNTLVLLDEVGAGTDPSEGTALAIALLCYLAEHASLTLATTHYGELKALQYQDSRFENAAVEFDETTLAPTYRLLWGIPGQSNAFAIAERLGLYPSIIEEAKAFLSSDSNSVNEMILGLVAQRQAQEAKTTAAAALLRDTEALYQEIATKAQELRQRQQQLRQQLEEEVRTALSRAQQEIAKVIAQLQRANSPEQVQAAQTALDQIEKTYLPPPPPAGFVPQPGDRVRLPQWQQVGEVLSVSQQGDIVVQVGSVKFTVPPHAVESLKGEPVQPPLKPKSHTNTPPPPSSAQAPAIRTESRTLDLRGKRTHQAEPLLEEFLNRHQGTVWIIHGHGSGALRQFVHQFLEQHPSVQSYTLAPPAEGGRGVTIVQL comes from the coding sequence TTGGTTGTTACAACGTCACAAGTTAGTGCACTAGACAAATCTCGAGGGCGGCTGGAGTGGCCGCGTCTGTGTCAGCAGTTGGCGACGTTTGCTGCCACAAAACGGGGAATGCACCAGCTTCAAGGAGGGGAGATTCTAGGGGATACCCAAGCAGCCAGTCAAGTGCTGTTGGCGCAAACCGCAGAGGTGATTACCCTTGAAACGGTTCACCAAGTGCACCTCGATTTCAGTCAGGTTACAGATATTGAACCTGCGCTGGCGCGGCTAGATCGCCAAGGCTGTTTGCAGGGAACGGAGCTACTGGCGATCGCCCATCTGTTGAGTACCGCGCGGCAACAGCGGCGGCAAATTGAGGAACACGAGCAGCTCAATGAACTCCAACAACTGGTGGCCGGTGTCCGTACCTATCCTGAGGTGACTCAAGAAATTTACCGCTGCATTACCGATCAGGGGCAAGTGAGCGATCGCGCCAGTCCAGAATTGGCTCAGATTCGCCAGCAGCAACGGCAGTGCCGTGCCCACATCCAGCAGCAACTTCAGCAGATTCTCCAGCAGCGAGCAAGTGCCATTCAAGAGGCGGTGGTTACGCAACGGCGCGATCGCTATGTCCTAGCGGTCAAAGCAAGCCACAAAGACCAGATGCCGGGAATTGTCCACGATCTCTCGGCCAGTGGTGCCACCCTCTACATTGAGCCACAGGAAACGATTGAGTTGCAAAACCGCCTGCAACAGCTGGCCCATCAGGAGGCAGAGGCAGAACGCGCCATCTGTCAAGCCCTCTCGGATCAGCTGGCCACGATTAGCGATGATCTGTGGTATTTGCTAGAGGTGCTAACAACGCTGGATATGGCGGTCGCCCGTGCCCACTATAGTCTTTGGTTGCAGGGCAATCCGCCGCAGTTTGTCAGTGACACGCGGCTGCACCTGAAGGCGTTGCGGCATCCCCTCTTGGTATGGCAAGCGCACCATGAGCAAGGACAGCCAGTGGTTCCCATTGACATTGAATTGCAGCCGCCCACGAAAGTGGTGACGATTACAGGCCCGAATACCGGCGGGAAAACAGCGACCCTGAAAACCGTGGGCTTGGCAGCACTGATGGCGAAAGCGGGGTTGTATGTACCAGCGGCAGTGCCTGTGGAGTTGCCTTGGTTTACGGGGATTTGGGCGGACATTGGGGATGAGCAGTCCCTCACCCAAAATCTCTCCACCTTTTCAAGTCATATCTGCAATATCCACGACATTCTCACGGAGCTAGAGATGACAGGGGGCAATACGTTGGTGCTCCTTGATGAGGTAGGGGCCGGTACCGATCCCAGTGAAGGGACAGCGCTAGCGATCGCCCTGTTGTGCTATCTTGCTGAGCATGCCAGTCTCACATTGGCCACCACCCACTATGGTGAACTCAAGGCACTCCAGTATCAGGACAGCCGCTTTGAAAATGCCGCCGTTGAGTTTGACGAGACAACCCTTGCGCCTACCTATCGGCTGCTGTGGGGCATTCCCGGACAGTCCAATGCCTTCGCGATCGCCGAGCGGTTGGGGCTGTATCCCAGCATTATTGAGGAGGCCAAAGCCTTTCTCAGTAGCGACAGCAACAGCGTCAATGAAATGATTCTAGGGCTAGTGGCCCAACGCCAAGCCCAGGAGGCCAAAACCACAGCGGCAGCGGCGCTCCTGCGGGATACTGAAGCCCTCTACCAAGAAATTGCCACCAAGGCGCAGGAACTGCGGCAGCGACAGCAGCAACTGCGGCAGCAATTGGAAGAAGAGGTACGCACGGCTCTTAGTAGGGCACAGCAGGAAATTGCCAAAGTCATTGCCCAACTGCAACGCGCCAACAGTCCTGAACAGGTACAAGCTGCCCAAACGGCTCTAGATCAGATTGAGAAAACCTATCTCCCCCCCCCTCCCCCCGCCGGATTTGTGCCCCAGCCGGGCGATCGCGTGCGTTTGCCCCAATGGCAACAGGTGGGCGAAGTCCTCAGTGTCAGCCAGCAGGGGGATATTGTCGTCCAAGTCGGTTCCGTGAAATTTACTGTGCCGCCCCACGCGGTCGAATCCCTCAAGGGAGAACCTGTGCAACCACCGCTGAAACCCAAGTCCCACACCAACACGCCACCCCCCCCATCCAGCGCTCAAGCACCCGCCATTCGCACGGAGAGCCGTACCCTCGACTTGCGGGGCAAGCGCACCCACCAAGCAGAACCCCTTTTGGAGGAATTCCTCAACCGCCACCAAGGAACTGTTTGGATTATCCATGGCCATGGCAGTGGTGCCCTACGCCAGTTTGTGCATCAATTTCTCGAGCAGCACCCCAGTGTTCAAAGCTATACCTTGGCTCCCCCTGCAGAGGGCGGCCGTGGGGTAACCATTGTGCAGTTATAG
- a CDS encoding F420-0:Gamma-glutamyl ligase, with the protein MVETIVGIGAAALGSLVGLVLLGLEWWYRQRPAHPLEVIRATWNLEVYEPTHYRFVGLLGLSNPHRGLEVMVPDLRAEVVLLSDGSVEAIQTDVKVIPRHPEPEFPPRADGYWFAYIVKSTKQTSVEICVDLRGVGLTEVKAAWVKIHYIAYGPHGRFAKTHHEFIPLKFPARGETGLWRQAEGCQVLPIRTHLLTPLDIPLEVINRYVLPHAQAGDIVAIGETPIAIIQGRLKDPAQLRPGWVATRACQFFLPTSSLATACGMQALVEEVGELRVLLAFLGGAIAKVFGHKGGFYQLAGEQARLIDDVTGTLPPYDQFIVMGPANPQAVVDDLAAKTGLGIAIVDVNDLGAVKVLAASKGVSTELLTAALKKNPAGNADEQTPIVLIRPYSQ; encoded by the coding sequence ATGGTTGAGACAATCGTTGGCATTGGCGCAGCAGCCCTAGGGTCTTTGGTTGGTCTAGTGCTCTTGGGGTTGGAATGGTGGTATCGGCAGCGGCCTGCCCATCCCCTCGAAGTCATCCGCGCGACTTGGAATCTGGAGGTCTATGAACCAACCCACTACCGCTTTGTTGGCCTGTTGGGACTGAGCAATCCCCATCGGGGGTTGGAGGTGATGGTGCCCGATTTACGGGCTGAGGTGGTGCTGCTGTCCGACGGCAGTGTGGAGGCAATTCAGACGGATGTCAAGGTGATTCCCCGCCACCCAGAGCCAGAGTTTCCACCCCGTGCCGATGGTTATTGGTTTGCCTATATTGTCAAATCCACCAAGCAAACCAGCGTTGAGATTTGTGTGGATCTGCGGGGTGTGGGTCTCACTGAGGTCAAGGCTGCTTGGGTGAAAATTCACTACATTGCCTATGGTCCCCACGGTCGTTTTGCCAAAACCCACCATGAGTTTATCCCCCTCAAGTTTCCAGCAAGGGGGGAAACCGGTCTTTGGCGGCAAGCGGAGGGATGTCAAGTCCTGCCCATTCGTACCCATTTACTGACACCGTTAGATATTCCCCTAGAGGTGATCAATCGCTATGTGCTGCCCCATGCCCAAGCGGGAGATATTGTTGCCATTGGCGAAACACCGATTGCCATTATCCAAGGCCGCCTCAAGGATCCCGCCCAACTGCGCCCCGGCTGGGTAGCAACGCGGGCGTGTCAATTCTTTTTACCAACATCAAGTTTGGCCACGGCCTGTGGCATGCAAGCCCTCGTCGAGGAAGTGGGGGAATTGCGGGTGCTTTTGGCCTTTTTGGGGGGGGCGATCGCCAAAGTCTTTGGCCACAAGGGTGGATTCTATCAATTGGCGGGTGAACAAGCTCGCCTGATTGACGATGTCACTGGTACCCTTCCCCCCTACGATCAATTCATTGTCATGGGACCGGCCAACCCCCAAGCCGTTGTGGATGATCTGGCCGCAAAAACGGGCTTGGGTATCGCCATTGTGGATGTCAACGACCTAGGGGCAGTCAAGGTTCTTGCAGCCAGCAAGGGAGTCTCCACCGAACTACTAACTGCTGCTCTGAAGAAAAACCCTGCTGGTAATGCCGATGAGCAGACGCCGATCGTGCTTATTCGACCTTATTCCCAATAA
- a CDS encoding DUF1350 family protein, producing MEWQEVRGNWLLIPQRPLGWIHFLGGAFVAAAPQLTYRRLLEHLAEAGYGIIATPFVNHFDHGAIALDALNKLDYALDWLVYRRGYPPALPIYGLGHSMGCKLHLLINSLYDGDRAGNLFMAFNNASASQSIPWMENLAPVGVEFSPSSTETEQLIQQRYPVRRNLLIRFQDDDIDQTPRLRSLLRAKFGDMVTALKLPGNHLTPLSQGLKWQVGAEFSPLDAVGQWLKQSLFPEMQILEQSLLEWLNPFGTVRRCHP from the coding sequence TTGGAGTGGCAAGAGGTTCGCGGCAACTGGCTATTAATCCCCCAGCGTCCCTTGGGATGGATTCACTTTTTGGGAGGTGCCTTTGTGGCAGCAGCACCCCAATTGACCTATCGGCGCCTGTTGGAGCATCTCGCAGAAGCTGGCTATGGCATTATTGCCACACCCTTTGTGAATCACTTTGACCATGGGGCGATCGCCCTCGATGCTCTCAATAAACTCGACTACGCCTTGGATTGGCTAGTGTACCGCCGAGGCTACCCGCCTGCCCTGCCGATCTACGGTCTGGGACACAGTATGGGCTGCAAATTGCATTTGCTGATCAACAGTCTCTACGATGGCGATCGCGCCGGCAATCTCTTCATGGCCTTCAACAACGCCTCCGCGAGTCAATCCATTCCTTGGATGGAAAACCTTGCCCCTGTGGGCGTCGAGTTTAGCCCCAGTTCCACCGAAACGGAGCAACTCATCCAACAGCGCTACCCCGTGCGCCGCAACCTCCTCATTCGCTTTCAAGACGACGACATTGATCAAACACCGCGCCTACGTAGCCTGCTGCGGGCGAAATTTGGCGACATGGTAACCGCCCTCAAGCTCCCCGGCAATCACCTCACCCCCCTCAGTCAAGGACTCAAGTGGCAAGTGGGCGCAGAATTTTCTCCCTTGGATGCTGTAGGCCAATGGCTCAAGCAAAGCCTCTTTCCAGAAATGCAAATTCTTGAGCAATCCCTCCTAGAGTGGCTGAATCCCTTCGGCACAGTCCGCCGTTGCCACCCGTAA
- the trpB gene encoding tryptophan synthase subunit beta, producing MRTLPVTAALSAAVRPDSRGRFGRFGGKYVPETLMPALSELEEAFTHYRQDPEFQAEFQQLLRDYVGRPSPLYFAERLSAHYAHDQAQPQIYLKREDLNHTGAHKINNALGQVLLAKRMGKQRIIAETGAGQHGVATATVCARFGLQCVIYMGVQDMERQRLNVLRMRLLGAEVTPVSAGTGTLKDATSEAIRDWVTNVETTHYILGSVAGPHPYPMLVREFHAVIGAETRQQCLEKWGGLPDILLACVGGGSNAMGLFHEFVEEPQVRLIGVEAAGQGVDTGHHAATLTKGEVGVLHGAMSYLLQDADGQVVEAHSISAGLDYPGVGPEHSYLKDIGRAEYYSVTDDEAVAACVRLTQLEGILPALETAHALAYLETLCPQLTGQPRIVINCSGRGDKDVETIGRYFEAQQAP from the coding sequence ATAAGGACTTTGCCCGTGACTGCTGCCCTGAGTGCTGCTGTTCGCCCCGATTCCCGCGGTCGCTTTGGTCGCTTTGGTGGCAAGTACGTTCCCGAAACATTGATGCCCGCCCTCAGTGAATTGGAGGAAGCCTTTACCCACTACCGCCAAGACCCTGAATTCCAAGCAGAATTCCAGCAACTGCTGCGGGATTACGTCGGTCGCCCCAGTCCTCTCTATTTTGCCGAGCGCCTCAGCGCCCACTATGCCCACGACCAAGCACAGCCCCAGATCTATCTGAAGCGGGAAGACCTGAATCACACTGGCGCCCACAAAATCAACAATGCCCTCGGTCAGGTTTTACTGGCAAAACGCATGGGCAAACAACGCATCATTGCCGAAACGGGCGCCGGTCAGCATGGGGTGGCCACGGCAACCGTTTGTGCCCGCTTTGGCCTCCAGTGTGTAATCTACATGGGGGTTCAGGACATGGAGCGGCAGCGATTAAACGTGCTGCGGATGCGCCTACTGGGAGCAGAAGTAACCCCCGTCAGTGCAGGCACGGGTACCCTCAAAGATGCCACCTCCGAAGCCATTCGCGATTGGGTGACCAATGTGGAAACCACCCATTACATCCTTGGCTCGGTGGCCGGTCCCCATCCTTATCCGATGCTCGTGCGGGAATTCCATGCTGTCATTGGTGCCGAAACCCGACAGCAGTGCCTTGAAAAATGGGGAGGACTGCCGGATATTCTGCTGGCCTGTGTCGGCGGTGGCTCGAATGCCATGGGCCTCTTCCATGAATTTGTCGAGGAACCGCAGGTGCGTTTGATTGGCGTCGAAGCTGCTGGCCAAGGGGTGGACACCGGTCACCATGCCGCCACCCTCACCAAAGGGGAAGTGGGAGTGCTCCACGGCGCCATGAGCTACCTGTTGCAAGATGCCGATGGTCAAGTGGTTGAAGCCCACTCCATTAGTGCCGGTTTAGACTATCCCGGAGTCGGACCAGAGCACAGCTACCTCAAGGACATTGGTCGGGCAGAATACTACAGTGTCACCGATGATGAGGCTGTGGCCGCCTGTGTGCGTCTAACCCAATTGGAAGGCATTCTCCCGGCGCTTGAAACCGCCCATGCCTTGGCCTATCTGGAAACGCTATGCCCGCAATTGACGGGGCAGCCGCGCATTGTCATCAATTGTTCAGGACGCGGCGATAAGGACGTGGAAACGATTGGCCGCTACTTTGAGGCACAGCAAGCTCCCTGA
- a CDS encoding cytochrome c biogenesis protein CcdA has product MASLTLQLYELEQWANQWVSGQLSSLTVISVGIVFLAGLLTSLTPCTLSMLPITVGYIAGYATKQNGSVVRQSLWFALGLASTLTALGMVAAVAGRIYGQVGWGLTIIVSVVAILMGLNLLNALPLSFPRSRFLEELPDRVPASLQAYTLGGTFGLVAAPCSTPVLATLLAWVATTQNLLVGAGLLLAYTTGYVAPLILVGVFSGTLQKLLALRQWSSWITTMSGVLLIAFGVIALAIRL; this is encoded by the coding sequence ATGGCCAGCTTGACGCTCCAACTCTATGAACTGGAACAGTGGGCAAACCAATGGGTGAGTGGTCAACTGAGCAGCCTCACCGTGATCAGTGTCGGTATTGTCTTTCTCGCAGGACTCCTCACCAGTCTGACGCCCTGTACCCTCTCCATGCTGCCGATTACGGTTGGTTATATTGCTGGCTACGCCACAAAGCAAAATGGCTCCGTCGTCCGTCAGTCCCTTTGGTTTGCGCTGGGTCTTGCCAGCACGCTAACGGCTCTGGGCATGGTGGCTGCCGTTGCGGGACGGATTTACGGTCAAGTGGGATGGGGATTAACCATTATTGTGAGTGTCGTGGCGATTCTCATGGGCTTAAACTTGCTCAATGCCTTACCCCTGAGCTTCCCCCGCAGTCGCTTTCTTGAGGAATTACCCGATCGCGTCCCTGCTAGCTTACAGGCCTATACCTTAGGAGGAACATTTGGCCTAGTCGCCGCTCCCTGTAGCACACCAGTATTGGCAACGCTCTTGGCTTGGGTAGCCACGACCCAAAATCTCCTCGTGGGAGCCGGACTACTCTTGGCCTACACAACAGGGTACGTTGCCCCCTTGATCTTAGTGGGAGTGTTTAGCGGTACTCTGCAAAAGCTACTGGCACTGCGGCAGTGGTCGAGTTGGATCACGACGATGAGTGGCGTGCTCCTTATTGCTTTTGGGGTCATTGCCTTGGCCATTCGGCTTTAG
- a CDS encoding FHA domain-containing protein translates to MLILVFFAAAMDASANRPDTYVPHLQSSTRSGEQQRGFMRPSELILAAPTPRLLLHSVYMQRSIVLDQLPVWQIGRSRDCDIVLPDRWCSRHHLRIERQADHRYRLTDLKSMNGTFVGNNRINAPHILKHGDRISIGESELEYIDLRDVPSSHPYTKHSHESYGQATVLMTHSSRTQGEMWRELLNSQGISTIWATSHFELEKIVAHVESLNCKISLLLLDLGMPKTNPYDFCRQYRQRYPAMNVILLSGMRTRVHESECKWAVNQGAMALFAGLPRENMFAELTSITERLQTIAKAIEWPYLNAEALTNTLLKLQDAVDTEMSGIVL, encoded by the coding sequence TTGCTCATTTTAGTGTTTTTTGCTGCTGCTATGGATGCCTCGGCCAATCGCCCCGACACCTACGTTCCCCACCTGCAATCATCCACTCGCTCTGGTGAACAGCAACGGGGATTTATGCGTCCCAGTGAGCTGATTCTGGCGGCACCGACACCAAGATTATTATTGCATTCAGTTTACATGCAACGTTCAATTGTCTTGGATCAGTTACCGGTTTGGCAGATTGGTCGCAGTCGCGATTGTGACATCGTCTTGCCGGATCGCTGGTGTTCGCGCCATCACCTTCGCATTGAACGTCAAGCGGATCATCGCTATCGGCTCACTGACCTCAAGAGCATGAACGGGACGTTTGTTGGCAACAACCGCATCAATGCTCCCCACATCCTCAAGCATGGCGATCGCATTTCCATTGGTGAGTCAGAACTTGAATACATTGACCTGCGGGATGTGCCCAGTTCGCATCCCTACACCAAGCACTCCCATGAAAGCTATGGCCAAGCCACGGTGCTGATGACCCATTCTTCGCGCACCCAAGGGGAGATGTGGCGAGAATTGCTGAACTCCCAAGGCATTTCGACGATTTGGGCGACTTCCCATTTTGAGTTAGAAAAAATCGTTGCCCATGTGGAGTCCCTCAACTGCAAAATCAGCCTCTTGCTCTTGGATTTGGGGATGCCTAAAACCAATCCCTACGACTTTTGTCGCCAGTATCGGCAGCGCTATCCAGCAATGAATGTCATTCTCCTCAGTGGCATGCGCACCCGCGTCCATGAATCGGAGTGCAAGTGGGCGGTCAATCAAGGAGCCATGGCGCTATTTGCAGGTTTACCGCGCGAAAATATGTTTGCGGAGCTGACGAGCATCACGGAGCGATTACAAACGATCGCCAAAGCGATTGAGTGGCCTTACCTCAATGCTGAAGCGCTGACGAATACCCTCCTGAAACTGCAAGATGCGGTGGATACGGAAATGTCGGGGATTGTCCTCTAG
- the asnS gene encoding asparagine--tRNA ligase, whose amino-acid sequence MQQRIKDILHQGQVGDRVTVKGWVRTKRELKECTFVNVNDGSTLAGLQVVIPNTVAAVTPAIKDLTTGAAAEFSGELVRSPGKNQAIELHAERIHLWGGADPETYPLQKKRHSFEFLRTIGHLRPRTNTLGAVMRVRNACATAIHQFFQERGFLWVHTPIITASDCEGAGELFTVTTLDLAQPPKTPGGNIDFSQDFFGRRAYLTVSGQLEAEIMATAFTNVYTFGPTFRAENSNTSRHLAEFWMVEPEMAFCDLMGDMELAEAFLQYVFRYVLEHCPEDMAFFQERIDNSVMATAEQMATQPFAHLSYSEAIQVLEKSGRAFEFPVAWGLDLQSEHERYLAEEYCQRPVIVYDYPAHIKAFYMRLNDDGKTVAAMDVLAPKIGEIIGGSQREERFDVLQERIVSQGLDPAPYWWYLDLRRYGSVPHAGFGLGFERLVQFMTGMDNIRDVIPFPRTPGNAEF is encoded by the coding sequence ATGCAGCAGCGGATTAAGGACATTCTCCATCAAGGTCAAGTGGGCGATCGCGTCACTGTCAAGGGCTGGGTGCGCACCAAGCGCGAACTCAAGGAATGCACATTTGTCAACGTCAATGATGGCTCAACCCTCGCTGGGTTGCAGGTGGTGATTCCCAACACTGTGGCAGCGGTCACCCCCGCCATCAAAGACCTCACCACCGGTGCCGCAGCAGAATTTAGTGGCGAACTGGTGCGCTCCCCCGGCAAAAACCAAGCCATTGAACTCCATGCTGAGCGCATTCACCTCTGGGGCGGTGCCGATCCAGAAACCTACCCCCTGCAAAAGAAACGTCATAGTTTTGAATTTCTACGCACCATTGGTCATCTCCGACCGCGAACCAATACCCTTGGGGCGGTAATGCGGGTGCGCAATGCCTGTGCCACGGCCATTCACCAATTTTTCCAAGAGCGGGGGTTCCTGTGGGTGCATACCCCGATCATCACCGCCAGCGACTGTGAAGGGGCAGGGGAACTCTTTACCGTCACCACACTGGATTTAGCCCAGCCCCCCAAAACCCCAGGGGGGAATATTGACTTTAGTCAGGACTTTTTTGGCCGCCGCGCCTACCTGACGGTGAGTGGTCAACTAGAAGCAGAAATTATGGCCACCGCCTTTACCAATGTCTATACCTTTGGCCCGACGTTCCGCGCCGAAAACTCCAATACCTCGCGGCACCTTGCCGAGTTTTGGATGGTGGAGCCAGAAATGGCCTTCTGTGACCTCATGGGAGATATGGAACTGGCCGAGGCCTTTTTGCAGTACGTCTTTCGCTATGTTCTAGAACACTGCCCTGAGGATATGGCCTTCTTTCAGGAGCGCATTGACAATAGCGTCATGGCAACCGCTGAGCAGATGGCAACCCAACCCTTTGCCCACCTCAGTTACAGCGAAGCCATTCAAGTCCTTGAAAAGAGTGGCCGTGCGTTTGAATTTCCCGTCGCCTGGGGGCTGGACTTGCAGTCGGAGCATGAACGCTACCTCGCCGAGGAATACTGCCAACGCCCCGTGATTGTCTATGACTATCCCGCCCACATTAAAGCCTTCTATATGCGCCTCAATGACGATGGCAAAACGGTTGCTGCCATGGATGTCCTTGCCCCGAAAATTGGTGAGATTATTGGTGGCTCGCAGCGGGAAGAACGCTTTGACGTGTTGCAGGAGCGTATTGTCAGCCAAGGGTTAGATCCTGCCCCCTACTGGTGGTATTTGGATTTGCGTCGCTATGGCAGTGTCCCCCATGCCGGCTTTGGTCTAGGCTTTGAGCGGCTGGTGCAGTTTATGACGGGCATGGACAATATCCGTGATGTCATTCCCTTTCCCCGTACACCGGGGAATGCGGAGTTCTAG
- a CDS encoding Dps family protein, which yields MSATTTLKEQVLTTLKREQANAVVMYLNYKKYHWLTYGPLFRDLHLLFEEQGSEVFAMIDELAERSLMLDGQPVADPADYLKVATVTPSTGQLTVKQMIEEAIANHELIITEMHQDAEIATEAGDIGTADLYTRSVQTHQKHRWFLKEFLAKGDGLVS from the coding sequence ATGAGTGCAACAACCACGCTAAAAGAGCAAGTGCTGACCACGCTGAAACGGGAACAGGCCAATGCAGTGGTCATGTACCTGAACTATAAAAAGTACCATTGGCTGACCTACGGCCCCTTATTCCGGGATTTGCACCTGCTGTTTGAAGAGCAGGGGTCAGAAGTCTTTGCCATGATTGATGAACTGGCTGAGCGCAGCCTCATGCTTGATGGTCAACCAGTGGCAGACCCGGCAGATTACCTAAAAGTAGCAACGGTGACTCCCTCGACTGGCCAACTCACAGTCAAGCAAATGATCGAGGAGGCGATCGCCAACCATGAGTTGATCATTACCGAGATGCACCAAGATGCCGAAATCGCCACTGAGGCTGGTGATATTGGTACTGCCGATCTCTACACCCGCTCAGTGCAAACTCACCAAAAACACCGCTGGTTCCTCAAGGAGTTTCTGGCCAAAGGCGATGGCTTGGTCAGTTAG